Below is a window of Kineococcus rhizosphaerae DNA.
CTGGCGTGACGTTGGAGCAGGTCGCCGCCGACTTCGGCATTCACGTGATGACGCTCTCGAAGTGGATGCGCCAAGCCGACGTGGACGCCGGCGCCAAGCCCGGCACCACCAGCAGCGACAACGCGGAGCTGCGCGAAGCCCGCCGCCGGATCAAGCTGCTCGAGCAGGAGAATGAGGTCCTGCGCCGGGCGGCGGCCTACCTCTCCCAGGCAAACCTGCCCGGTGGCTCAGGACGTGGCTCGGGAAAAGGCTCTACCCGCTCGTGAGCGAGCTGGCCGCCGAGGGCATCTCGGTGGCCCTCACGTGCCGGGTGCTGAACATCGCTCGCCAGGTCTACTACCGCTGGCTGGCCGAGCCCGTTGCCCCGGCGGAGCTGGAGGAGGCCTACCGTGCCAACGCCCTCTTCAATGCTCACCTCGATGATCCGGAGTTC
It encodes the following:
- a CDS encoding transposase codes for the protein MPKPYPREYRDDVVRVARDRDPGVTLEQVAADFGIHVMTLSKWMRQADVDAGAKPGTTSSDNAELREARRRIKLLEQENEVLRRAAAYLSQANLPGGSGRGSGKGSTRS